In one Corallococcus sp. EGB genomic region, the following are encoded:
- a CDS encoding sorbosone dehydrogenase family protein → MRRTLVLTTFLGLACLQPGCKSNPPGPSPADHDAGIADAGTADAGDPQPAPWNLQQAQVQVPESMRSEPFNVPRSLNIPPGMSVSVWARVPGARFVAFSPEGTLLVSVPGEGKVMQVRPRSGQDPEVTLWAGGLGRPHDIVFHERDGQTWVFVSEKDRVTRSRWTPGETTRGQVETVISGLPDASLPELHGAYGHELKNLAVDSQHRVYVAIASTCNVCLSDTTSDPLRGAIYRWDWSGGSRELFARGLRNAEGLAWEPGTDTLWVTVNNRDNTPYPFDDGTGKYGKVIPEYVDDHPPDALTSVREGGDYGWPFCNANPDSPSGLKHMPLDRDYDTNRDGARADCAAMDRMDQGIEAHSAPLGMTFFDNGELNPAWKRGALVAYHGSWNRTKRSGYKVTVFPWDLDTHQPTGEVDAVTGFESPGQSVWGRPVDVAMAPGGGFIVSDDFAGALYRIAPTTLP, encoded by the coding sequence ATGCGGCGAACACTCGTGCTGACGACCTTCCTCGGGCTCGCGTGCCTGCAGCCAGGCTGCAAGTCCAACCCTCCCGGCCCCTCCCCCGCTGATCACGACGCAGGCATCGCGGACGCGGGCACCGCCGACGCGGGCGACCCGCAGCCCGCCCCCTGGAACCTCCAACAGGCCCAGGTCCAGGTCCCCGAGAGCATGCGGAGCGAACCGTTCAACGTTCCGCGCTCCCTGAACATCCCACCAGGCATGTCCGTGTCCGTCTGGGCTCGCGTGCCGGGCGCACGGTTCGTCGCGTTCTCACCGGAGGGCACCCTGCTCGTCTCCGTCCCCGGGGAGGGCAAGGTGATGCAGGTGCGCCCGCGTTCCGGCCAGGACCCGGAGGTGACGCTGTGGGCGGGCGGCCTGGGCCGGCCCCACGACATCGTCTTCCACGAGCGCGACGGACAGACGTGGGTCTTCGTGTCGGAGAAGGACCGCGTCACGCGCTCGCGCTGGACGCCCGGGGAGACGACGCGCGGCCAGGTGGAGACCGTCATCTCCGGGCTGCCGGACGCCTCCCTGCCGGAGCTGCACGGGGCCTACGGCCACGAGCTCAAGAACCTGGCCGTGGACTCACAGCACCGCGTGTACGTGGCCATCGCGTCCACCTGCAACGTGTGCCTGAGCGACACCACCAGCGACCCGCTGCGCGGCGCCATCTACCGGTGGGACTGGAGCGGCGGCTCGCGCGAGCTGTTCGCCCGGGGCCTGCGCAACGCGGAGGGCCTGGCGTGGGAGCCGGGCACGGACACGCTGTGGGTGACGGTCAACAACCGCGACAACACGCCCTACCCGTTCGACGACGGCACCGGGAAGTACGGCAAGGTGATTCCCGAGTACGTGGACGACCACCCGCCGGATGCCCTCACCTCCGTGCGCGAGGGCGGCGACTACGGCTGGCCGTTCTGCAACGCCAACCCGGACTCGCCCAGCGGCCTGAAGCACATGCCCCTGGACCGCGACTACGACACGAACCGGGACGGCGCCAGGGCGGACTGCGCGGCGATGGACAGGATGGATCAGGGCATCGAGGCGCACTCGGCGCCCCTGGGCATGACGTTCTTCGACAACGGGGAGCTGAACCCGGCCTGGAAGCGCGGCGCGCTCGTCGCCTACCACGGCTCGTGGAACCGCACGAAGCGCAGCGGCTACAAGGTCACCGTCTTCCCTTGGGACCTGGACACCCACCAGCCCACGGGCGAGGTGGACGCCGTCACCGGCTTCGAGAGCCCGGGCCAGAGCGTGTGGGGCCGGCCGGTGGACGTGGCCATGGCCCCGGGCGGCGGCTTCATCGTCAGTGACGACTTCGCCGGCGCGCTCTACCGCATCGCGCCCACCACCCTGCCCTGA
- a CDS encoding gamma-glutamylcyclotransferase, whose translation MDSHYDQVMKAREQADANAPRRYFAYSTILDRAAFDEWKQQHSYGFFELPEGQLAEALDVDLVYDFPSRWWGGRVAGLTDAPGARVYGRLFEIPGKDWPIVQHKEGFVTHMCVERTVRVRVGGQEVEATAFVTNPRRASSDGPVSPRFVEALVRGARSAGLPADYVEKLARGESR comes from the coding sequence ATGGATTCGCACTACGACCAGGTGATGAAGGCGCGCGAGCAGGCGGACGCGAACGCGCCCCGGCGCTACTTCGCGTACTCGACCATCCTGGACCGGGCCGCCTTCGACGAGTGGAAGCAGCAGCACAGCTACGGCTTCTTCGAGCTGCCGGAGGGGCAGCTCGCCGAGGCGCTGGACGTGGACCTCGTCTATGACTTCCCCTCGCGCTGGTGGGGCGGCCGGGTGGCGGGCCTGACGGACGCGCCGGGCGCGCGCGTGTACGGCCGGCTCTTCGAGATTCCCGGCAAGGACTGGCCCATCGTCCAGCACAAGGAGGGCTTCGTGACCCACATGTGCGTGGAGCGCACGGTGCGCGTGCGCGTGGGTGGCCAGGAAGTGGAGGCCACCGCGTTCGTGACGAACCCGCGCCGCGCGTCGTCGGACGGACCGGTGAGCCCGCGCTTCGTGGAGGCGCTGGTGCGCGGCGCGAGGAGCGCCGGGCTGCCCGCGGACTACGTGGAGAAGCTGGCGCGCGGCGAGTCGCGCTGA
- a CDS encoding GbsR/MarR family transcriptional regulator yields the protein MKGYLWTGGDPGSQKTLAPPVHGRLAPWESIAVEAVGNVIEFWGFKRNQGRVWGLLYLRGEPLTAGEIERELDLSKGGVSMLLRDLEHWGVIQRVRVPQDTVWRYAAETDLVRMVTHVVAEREAAFVTRIRADLSEARRLAEGAGGVQAEKLRRLERMAVLADHVERALKLFIKTSRLDVGGVLGAFRDGALSRKGER from the coding sequence ATGAAGGGTTACCTGTGGACGGGGGGGGATCCCGGGAGCCAGAAGACCCTTGCGCCGCCAGTGCATGGACGGCTGGCGCCGTGGGAATCCATCGCCGTGGAGGCGGTGGGCAACGTCATCGAGTTCTGGGGCTTCAAGCGCAACCAGGGCCGCGTGTGGGGCCTGCTCTACCTGCGCGGCGAGCCGCTGACCGCAGGCGAGATCGAGCGCGAGCTCGACCTGTCGAAGGGCGGCGTGTCCATGCTGCTGCGAGACCTGGAGCACTGGGGCGTCATCCAGCGGGTGCGCGTGCCGCAGGACACGGTGTGGCGCTACGCGGCGGAGACGGATCTGGTGCGGATGGTGACGCACGTGGTGGCGGAGCGCGAGGCGGCCTTCGTCACCCGCATCCGCGCGGACCTGTCGGAGGCGCGCCGTCTGGCGGAGGGCGCCGGCGGCGTGCAGGCGGAGAAGCTGCGGCGGCTGGAGCGCATGGCCGTGCTGGCCGACCACGTGGAGCGCGCGCTCAAGCTGTTCATCAAGACGTCCCGCCTGGACGTGGGAGGGGTGCTCGGCGCGTTCCGCGACGGCGCCCTGTCACGCAAGGGCGAGCGGTAG
- a CDS encoding polyprenyl synthetase family protein — protein sequence MDVAHELTEFLGQVEQRLTELLADGDVGPDVKGDTLMDAARHLCLGAGGKRARPMLVRLFGAVVGVPAARLVDVGVAAEMIHSASLLHDDVVDAGMFRRGRPTVNARWGNIVAVMSGDLILSTALSRLSLLDARLVQSGLAIVTEMTRAAIAEVEARGDLNLPLTRLRYIAEGKTGSLFGWCGKAAATLAEQPEAVARFDAFGRHLGVAFQIADDIRDILGTDVGKPRYADVHSRTPSMPILLAVSRDESLRRKLKDAWAFSVVTPERTREIGAAIEATGAVEASMEKMNQEINAALDKLGPFANDAAGAELMSWAHRLSEGIAEQVKGRAA from the coding sequence ATGGATGTCGCACACGAGCTGACGGAGTTTCTGGGACAGGTGGAGCAGCGTCTGACCGAATTGCTCGCGGATGGCGACGTCGGGCCGGACGTGAAGGGCGACACGCTGATGGACGCGGCGCGCCACCTGTGCCTGGGCGCCGGGGGCAAGCGGGCACGGCCCATGCTCGTCCGCCTGTTCGGTGCCGTGGTGGGAGTGCCGGCCGCGCGGTTGGTGGATGTGGGTGTGGCGGCGGAGATGATCCACTCGGCCAGCCTGCTGCACGACGACGTGGTGGACGCGGGCATGTTCCGCCGGGGCCGCCCGACGGTGAACGCGCGCTGGGGCAACATCGTGGCGGTGATGAGCGGCGACCTCATCCTGTCCACCGCGCTGTCGCGGCTGTCCCTGCTGGACGCGCGCCTGGTGCAGAGCGGCCTGGCCATCGTCACGGAGATGACGCGCGCGGCCATCGCGGAGGTGGAGGCGCGCGGCGACCTGAACCTGCCGCTCACCCGGCTGCGCTATATCGCCGAGGGCAAGACGGGCTCGCTGTTCGGCTGGTGCGGCAAGGCGGCGGCGACGCTGGCGGAGCAGCCGGAGGCCGTGGCGCGCTTCGACGCCTTCGGCCGGCACCTGGGCGTGGCGTTCCAGATCGCCGACGACATCCGCGACATCCTGGGCACGGACGTGGGCAAGCCGCGGTACGCGGACGTGCACTCGCGCACGCCGTCCATGCCCATCCTGCTGGCGGTGTCCCGCGACGAGTCCCTGCGCCGCAAGCTCAAGGACGCGTGGGCGTTCTCCGTCGTCACCCCGGAGCGCACCCGGGAGATTGGCGCCGCCATCGAGGCCACCGGCGCGGTGGAGGCCTCCATGGAGAAGATGAACCAGGAGATCAACGCGGCGCTCGACAAGCTGGGGCCCTTCGCCAATGACGCCGCGGGCGCGGAGCTGATGAGCTGGGCGCACCGGCTGTCGGAGGGCATCGCGGAGCAGGTGAAAGGTCGCGCTGCATGA